In one window of Eggerthella guodeyinii DNA:
- a CDS encoding FAD-dependent oxidoreductase, translating into MGDFTNVTRRDALRLGGVAALGALGASALAGCAPQHASSAQATAAQTQAGPSFLQAPEPITDFAATYEFDVVVVGAGESGLSAVHSALEAGARVACVQNIGTAQTTGNMAASIDLAQTDEAAVQACVSFINWKSDYRSNRDLVNVWAHNSQEALAWWADEAAQGGVESKPHEATLSYNGYDIHLHANTYFHVEGNHNAAALVIAERLAAAGAEFFYNTPCVQLQQEDGRITGVICKNDKDEHLLFKAGKGVILACGDYSSNQDMLDYYAPDTKGFSLFTTFRDGSALCAGMWAGALMTPTTHTKMIHGEPAAVRLEMPFLFLDVHGDRFMDESCCRMGYMNNFARPYLAEAGFQDSTAAKFFSIVPSTWEDYFEEWKAEAPFDISQYNGDNKVNPEKWIKADTVEELADAMIAYAQENDWTAMQLDKQRIVESVARYNELCAAGRDEDFGKAAKYLVPIEGGPYYAVPRGSNKLPAILGGLVVNADHQCLNEQFQPIDGLFAVGNASGQFFGGVDYPMDIEGLSIGRAITSGYVAGAHVAQQ; encoded by the coding sequence ATGGGAGATTTCACGAACGTCACGCGCCGCGATGCGCTCAGGCTCGGCGGCGTCGCTGCGTTAGGCGCGCTCGGCGCGAGCGCGCTGGCCGGATGCGCGCCGCAGCACGCATCCTCCGCGCAGGCCACCGCCGCCCAGACGCAGGCAGGCCCGAGCTTCCTGCAAGCGCCCGAGCCCATCACCGACTTCGCCGCCACCTACGAGTTCGACGTCGTCGTGGTGGGCGCGGGCGAATCCGGGCTGTCGGCCGTGCACTCCGCGCTCGAGGCCGGCGCGCGCGTCGCGTGCGTCCAGAACATCGGCACGGCGCAGACCACCGGCAACATGGCGGCGTCCATCGACCTCGCGCAAACCGACGAAGCCGCCGTGCAGGCCTGCGTGAGCTTCATCAACTGGAAGAGCGACTACCGCTCGAACCGCGACCTCGTGAACGTGTGGGCGCACAACTCTCAAGAAGCCCTCGCGTGGTGGGCCGACGAGGCCGCTCAGGGCGGCGTGGAGTCGAAGCCGCACGAGGCGACGCTGTCGTACAACGGCTACGACATCCACCTCCACGCGAACACGTACTTCCACGTGGAGGGCAACCACAACGCCGCCGCGCTCGTCATCGCCGAGCGCCTGGCCGCGGCCGGCGCCGAGTTCTTCTACAACACGCCCTGTGTGCAGCTGCAGCAGGAAGACGGCCGCATCACGGGCGTCATCTGCAAAAACGACAAGGACGAGCACCTGCTGTTCAAGGCGGGCAAGGGCGTCATCCTCGCCTGCGGCGACTACTCCAGCAACCAGGACATGCTCGATTACTACGCACCGGACACGAAGGGCTTCTCGCTGTTCACCACGTTCCGCGACGGCAGCGCGCTGTGCGCCGGCATGTGGGCGGGCGCGCTCATGACGCCGACGACGCACACGAAGATGATCCACGGCGAGCCCGCCGCCGTGCGCCTCGAGATGCCGTTTCTGTTCCTCGACGTCCACGGCGACCGCTTCATGGACGAAAGCTGCTGCCGCATGGGCTACATGAACAACTTCGCGCGGCCCTATCTGGCCGAGGCCGGGTTCCAGGATTCCACCGCCGCCAAGTTCTTCAGCATCGTGCCCAGCACGTGGGAGGACTACTTCGAGGAGTGGAAGGCGGAAGCGCCCTTCGACATCTCGCAGTACAACGGCGACAACAAGGTGAATCCCGAGAAGTGGATCAAGGCCGACACGGTGGAGGAGCTGGCCGACGCCATGATCGCCTACGCGCAGGAGAACGACTGGACCGCGATGCAGCTGGACAAGCAGCGCATCGTGGAATCCGTCGCCCGGTACAACGAGCTGTGCGCCGCCGGCCGCGACGAGGACTTCGGCAAAGCGGCGAAGTACCTCGTCCCCATCGAGGGCGGCCCCTACTACGCCGTTCCCCGCGGCTCCAACAAGCTGCCCGCCATCCTGGGCGGCCTCGTGGTGAACGCCGACCACCAGTGCCTGAACGAGCAGTTCCAGCCCATCGACGGCCTGTTCGCCGTGGGCAACGCGTCCGGCCAGTTCTTCGGCGGCGTCGACTACCCCATGGACATCGAGGGCCTCTCCATCGGGCGCGCCATCACGTCGGGCTACGTCGCGGGAGCGCACGTCGCCCAGCAGTAA
- a CDS encoding helix-turn-helix domain-containing protein has product MAKHLIVELEAMLLERGKNSNDLARATGHTKVNVSRIRQAKMRGIRMDTLMEICLELDCQPGDILKIVSDEEFNRLVEERRKVGEARVKAGMRRTAPERVYEIDLDLGSE; this is encoded by the coding sequence ATGGCAAAGCACCTGATAGTTGAATTGGAAGCCATGTTGCTCGAGCGGGGCAAGAACAGCAACGACCTCGCGCGCGCCACCGGGCACACGAAGGTCAACGTGTCCAGGATACGGCAGGCGAAGATGCGCGGCATCAGGATGGATACCCTCATGGAGATCTGCCTCGAGCTCGATTGCCAGCCGGGCGACATCCTCAAGATCGTCTCCGACGAGGAGTTCAACCGTCTCGTCGAGGAGCGCCGCAAAGTCGGGGAGGCCCGCGTCAAGGCGGGGATGAGGCGGACCGCCCCCGAACGCGTCTACGAGATCGACCTCGACCTCGGGAGCGAATGA
- a CDS encoding helix-turn-helix transcriptional regulator: METLKRSDGPSKLAYLDTIVPYLFALGCARAWMTLAFAAPAQAVAVPFDPHVVFDYAYCLLALAIALTARRVVPFCSRKWTKPAALLGMLGASICLVVAQGAPFAATGLLVASGVAGGVGFSVFLLLWAETIGALSLIRIVLYTAASTFMAVVIVFFCEGFDELRGSIALVVLPVAAVASVAYANRALPASERQKPTYPRFSYPWKLFALFAVYSFAYGLRQQQLAAGAGMHSSLSTALTMAALFAFVLLLSQRVGIGVLYRSPLLLMVCGFLLIPAESLFGANVSSYFISMSYSLMTVLVSLLLYDISKRLGIAVVALASVKSVEQVFIIWGNDAANALAQLLPTGVHETAVTGLVAVLVLVATFILYSERELTSKWGVSLLESGGLIERSAEEERLEARCDEIAKRYRLSPREDEILRLIARGKTGPAIERELFIAEGTFKAHTRHIYEKMGINSRKQLRDIIGVDDGERPERA, from the coding sequence ATGGAAACCCTCAAGCGATCCGACGGGCCTTCGAAGCTGGCCTACCTCGACACCATCGTCCCCTACCTCTTCGCGCTCGGATGCGCTCGGGCGTGGATGACGCTGGCGTTCGCCGCGCCCGCCCAGGCCGTCGCGGTGCCCTTCGACCCGCACGTGGTGTTCGACTACGCGTACTGCCTGCTCGCGCTCGCCATCGCGCTCACGGCCCGTCGGGTGGTGCCGTTCTGCAGCCGAAAATGGACGAAGCCTGCGGCGCTGCTGGGCATGCTGGGCGCGTCGATCTGCCTCGTCGTCGCGCAGGGCGCCCCCTTCGCCGCGACCGGGCTGCTCGTCGCAAGCGGCGTGGCCGGCGGCGTCGGGTTCAGCGTGTTCCTGCTCCTCTGGGCCGAGACCATCGGCGCGCTCAGCCTCATCCGCATCGTGCTGTACACCGCGGCGTCCACGTTCATGGCCGTGGTCATCGTGTTCTTCTGCGAGGGGTTCGACGAGCTGCGCGGCAGCATCGCGCTGGTCGTGCTGCCCGTCGCGGCCGTCGCCAGCGTGGCGTACGCGAACCGCGCGCTGCCCGCATCCGAGCGGCAGAAGCCCACGTACCCGCGCTTCTCGTATCCGTGGAAACTGTTCGCCCTGTTCGCGGTCTACTCGTTCGCGTACGGCCTGCGCCAGCAGCAGCTGGCCGCGGGCGCGGGCATGCACTCGTCGCTGTCCACCGCCCTCACCATGGCGGCCCTGTTCGCGTTCGTGCTGTTGCTGTCCCAACGCGTGGGCATCGGCGTGCTGTACCGCTCGCCGCTGCTGCTCATGGTGTGCGGGTTCCTGCTGATCCCCGCCGAATCGCTGTTCGGCGCGAACGTGTCCAGCTACTTCATCTCCATGAGCTACTCGCTGATGACCGTGCTCGTGTCGCTTCTGCTGTACGACATCTCGAAGCGGCTCGGCATCGCCGTCGTCGCGCTCGCCAGCGTCAAGAGTGTCGAGCAGGTGTTCATCATCTGGGGAAACGATGCGGCGAACGCGCTTGCGCAGCTGCTTCCGACCGGCGTCCACGAAACCGCCGTCACCGGCCTCGTGGCGGTGCTCGTGCTGGTTGCCACCTTCATCCTGTACTCGGAGCGCGAGCTCACCTCGAAATGGGGCGTGTCGCTGCTGGAATCGGGCGGCCTCATCGAGCGCAGCGCCGAGGAGGAGCGGCTGGAAGCGCGCTGCGACGAGATCGCGAAGCGCTATCGGCTCAGCCCGCGCGAGGACGAGATCCTGCGGCTCATCGCCCGCGGGAAGACCGGGCCCGCCATCGAGCGCGAGCTGTTCATCGCCGAGGGGACGTTCAAGGCCCACACGCGGCACATCTACGAGAAGATGGGCATCAACAGCCGCAAGCAGCTGCGCGACATCATCGGCGTGGACGACGGGGAGCGCCCCGAGCGCGCCTGA
- a CDS encoding TetR/AcrR family transcriptional regulator → MTGTKRTEKACATRKQLLDAALAVIGEKGYSAATVDEIVEAAGVSKGVAYYHFKSKAAMAESILEEGIGDLIEGFERIAAEAPTAPVALTGMVELFATRIFENKAFGRFFVSELWREGRVWSESMRSYEGRLLDVLESQLARGQREGVIRPEIDPAFEAVALIGMVLTTTLYYLGDEGPLSGAPSRQREGAQAIGGKDGFIGRIADFVRHANACPGVLD, encoded by the coding sequence ATGACGGGAACGAAGCGCACCGAGAAAGCGTGCGCGACGCGCAAGCAGCTGCTGGACGCGGCGCTGGCCGTGATCGGCGAGAAGGGGTACTCGGCGGCCACGGTCGACGAGATCGTCGAGGCGGCCGGCGTGTCGAAGGGCGTGGCGTACTACCACTTCAAGAGCAAGGCCGCCATGGCCGAGAGCATCCTGGAGGAGGGCATCGGCGACCTCATCGAGGGTTTCGAGCGCATCGCCGCGGAGGCTCCCACCGCGCCCGTGGCCCTCACCGGCATGGTGGAGCTGTTCGCCACGCGCATCTTCGAGAACAAGGCGTTCGGGCGTTTCTTCGTGTCCGAGCTGTGGCGCGAGGGGCGCGTGTGGTCGGAGTCCATGCGCAGCTACGAGGGGCGCCTGCTCGACGTGCTGGAAAGCCAGCTGGCGCGCGGTCAGCGGGAGGGCGTCATCCGGCCCGAGATCGACCCCGCGTTCGAGGCCGTGGCCCTCATCGGCATGGTGCTGACCACCACGCTGTATTATCTCGGCGACGAGGGGCCGCTGTCGGGGGCGCCGTCGCGCCAGCGCGAAGGCGCGCAGGCGATCGGCGGCAAGGACGGCTTCATCGGGCGCATCGCCGATTTCGTCCGCCACGCCAACGCCTGTCCGGGGGTTCTCGACTAG
- the acpS gene encoding holo-ACP synthase, translated as MSREAAAERAATASAAEAASSAFEGVEGAVGLGVDIVEIARMRRILERTPSFREKVFSEEERAYCESTANPEVHYATRFAAKEAVLKALGTGFSRGVANHDVEVRRNAKGRPSVVLHGRAKEIAAEQGVRELPLSLSYTHTDAVACALAITEESVRAQEERVNPMEELAKQFKEARSLLDEMDKPAAGAGAPEAEAR; from the coding sequence TTGAGTAGGGAGGCGGCGGCCGAGCGGGCCGCAACCGCCAGCGCCGCCGAAGCGGCGTCGTCGGCGTTCGAAGGCGTCGAGGGTGCGGTGGGTCTCGGCGTGGACATCGTGGAGATCGCCCGCATGCGGCGCATCCTCGAGCGCACGCCGAGCTTCCGCGAGAAGGTGTTCTCCGAGGAGGAGCGCGCCTACTGCGAATCCACGGCCAACCCCGAGGTGCATTACGCCACGCGCTTTGCCGCGAAGGAGGCCGTGCTCAAGGCGCTCGGCACCGGGTTCTCGCGCGGCGTCGCGAACCACGACGTGGAGGTGCGCCGCAACGCGAAGGGCCGCCCCTCCGTGGTGCTGCACGGCCGCGCGAAGGAGATCGCCGCCGAGCAGGGCGTGCGCGAGCTGCCGCTGTCGCTGTCGTACACGCATACCGACGCCGTGGCCTGCGCGCTCGCCATCACCGAGGAGTCGGTGCGTGCGCAGGAGGAACGCGTGAACCCCATGGAGGAGCTGGCGAAGCAGTTCAAGGAAGCCCGCAGCCTCCTCGACGAGATGGACAAGCCGGCGGCGGGAGCGGGGGCCCCGGAGGCTGAGGCCCGCTGA
- the glmS gene encoding glutamine--fructose-6-phosphate transaminase (isomerizing) gives MCGIVGYTGTRPVKDILIEGLSRLEYRGYDSAGIAVEQDGALEVVHCKGKVSGLARLVEPLNLTGTCGIGHTRWATHGRPSEANAHPHTSCDGRVAVVHNGIIENFAELREELEGRGHTFTSQTDTEVIAHLVEENLRESHDLLQAVRDATERLIGAYAIAAISDQEPGTLVAARKDSPLVVGLADDGAFVASDIIAMIDDTRNVVVLADGDVAKLTPAATTFFNVRGEAYEPEVTHVDWDLDVAEKGGYPDFMLKEIHEQPRVIRDTLAGRLVNGALSIDELDLTLEELNLIDRVYVIACGTSYHAGLIAKNLIEGWARIPTEVEVASEFRYRNPIITPSTLVVAVSQSGETADTLAAIRDARVKGAKVFGITNVVGSPVARESDGVIYTKANKEIAVASTKSFLGQVVSLTLLAMLLAQVKGKLKTNQVRLLFHELADTAEQVERILADATAIDEAARACKDASSALFVGRGMGAAISYEGALKLKEISYLHAEAYPAGEMKHGPIALIDEGFPVIAVATKSPVYDKLVSNLQEAKARGAMVVAIATEGDEDIKHHADHVIYIPKVRDAFSAITASVPLQLFARAIAVERGCDVDQPRNLAKSVTVE, from the coding sequence ATGTGCGGAATCGTCGGATACACCGGAACCCGTCCCGTCAAGGACATCCTCATCGAAGGCCTGTCGCGGCTTGAGTATCGCGGCTACGACTCGGCCGGCATCGCCGTCGAACAGGACGGCGCGCTGGAAGTCGTGCACTGCAAGGGGAAGGTGAGCGGCCTCGCGCGGCTCGTCGAGCCCCTCAACCTCACCGGCACCTGCGGCATCGGCCACACGCGCTGGGCCACGCACGGCCGCCCGAGCGAGGCGAACGCGCATCCCCACACCTCCTGCGACGGCCGCGTCGCCGTCGTGCACAACGGCATCATCGAGAACTTCGCCGAGCTGCGCGAAGAGCTGGAGGGCCGCGGCCACACGTTCACGAGCCAGACCGACACCGAGGTCATCGCGCATCTCGTGGAGGAGAACCTGCGCGAGAGCCACGATCTGCTGCAGGCCGTGCGCGATGCCACCGAGCGCCTGATCGGCGCGTACGCCATCGCGGCCATCAGCGACCAGGAGCCCGGCACCCTCGTGGCGGCGCGCAAGGACTCGCCGCTCGTGGTGGGGCTCGCCGACGACGGGGCGTTCGTCGCCTCCGACATCATCGCCATGATCGACGACACGCGCAACGTGGTGGTGCTGGCCGACGGCGACGTGGCGAAGCTCACGCCTGCGGCCACCACGTTCTTCAACGTGCGCGGCGAGGCGTACGAGCCCGAGGTGACGCACGTCGATTGGGATCTCGACGTGGCGGAGAAGGGCGGCTACCCCGACTTCATGCTCAAGGAGATCCACGAGCAGCCGCGCGTCATCCGCGACACGCTGGCGGGCCGCCTCGTGAACGGCGCGCTGTCCATCGACGAGCTGGACCTTACGCTGGAGGAGCTCAACCTCATCGACCGCGTGTACGTCATCGCGTGCGGCACGAGCTACCACGCCGGCCTCATCGCGAAGAACCTCATCGAAGGCTGGGCGCGCATCCCCACCGAGGTGGAGGTGGCCAGCGAATTCCGCTACCGCAACCCCATCATCACGCCGTCTACCCTCGTGGTGGCCGTGTCGCAGTCGGGCGAGACCGCCGACACGCTGGCGGCCATCCGCGACGCGCGCGTGAAGGGCGCGAAGGTGTTCGGCATCACGAACGTCGTGGGCTCGCCCGTGGCACGCGAGAGCGACGGCGTGATCTACACAAAGGCCAACAAGGAGATCGCGGTGGCCTCCACGAAGTCGTTCCTGGGCCAGGTGGTGTCGCTGACGCTGCTCGCCATGTTGCTTGCCCAGGTCAAAGGCAAGCTTAAGACGAACCAGGTGCGCCTGCTGTTCCACGAGCTGGCCGACACGGCCGAGCAGGTGGAGCGCATCCTGGCCGATGCGACCGCCATCGACGAGGCGGCCCGCGCGTGCAAGGACGCCTCGAGCGCGCTGTTCGTGGGCCGCGGCATGGGCGCCGCCATCAGTTACGAAGGCGCGCTCAAGCTCAAGGAGATCAGCTACCTGCACGCCGAAGCCTACCCGGCCGGCGAGATGAAGCACGGCCCCATCGCGCTCATCGACGAGGGCTTCCCGGTCATCGCGGTGGCCACGAAGAGCCCCGTCTACGACAAGCTCGTGTCGAACCTGCAGGAGGCAAAGGCCCGCGGCGCGATGGTGGTGGCCATCGCCACCGAGGGCGACGAGGACATCAAGCACCACGCCGACCACGTCATCTACATCCCGAAGGTGCGCGACGCGTTCTCGGCCATCACGGCCAGCGTGCCGTTGCAGCTGTTCGCGCGCGCCATCGCCGTCGAGCGCGGCTGCGACGTGGACCAGCCCCGCAACCTGGCCAAGTCGGTGACCGTTGAGTAG